One Sulfoacidibacillus ferrooxidans DNA window includes the following coding sequences:
- the smpB gene encoding SsrA-binding protein SmpB, with protein MANHEARRTSSQEQQGRSVKTVAQNKKATHDYFIEETFEAGMVLTGTEIKSIRLGRANLKDSYARVEHGEVFLHNLHISPYEAGNRFNHEPLRTRKLLLNKSEIRKLIGASRESGYALVPLRMYLRGGFCKIEIALARGKKNYDKRESIAKRDASREIERAFRDRQRA; from the coding sequence TTGGCAAATCATGAGGCGCGACGAACATCGTCCCAGGAACAACAGGGTCGAAGTGTAAAGACTGTAGCGCAAAATAAGAAGGCCACACATGACTATTTTATTGAAGAAACATTTGAGGCAGGTATGGTTTTGACAGGGACGGAGATTAAGTCCATTCGTCTAGGGAGAGCAAATTTAAAGGATAGCTACGCGCGTGTGGAGCATGGAGAAGTATTTCTTCATAATCTGCACATTAGTCCATATGAAGCGGGGAATCGTTTTAATCACGAACCACTACGCACGCGTAAGTTGCTATTAAATAAGTCAGAGATTCGCAAACTCATTGGAGCTTCACGTGAGTCAGGATATGCGCTCGTTCCACTTCGCATGTATTTGCGTGGAGGATTTTGTAAAATCGAGATTGCTTTAGCGCGTGGCAAAAAGAATTATGACAAGCGTGAATCTATTGCCAAACGCGACGCCTCACGCGAGATCGAACGAGCTTTTCGCGATCGCCAGCGCGCATAA
- the pckA gene encoding phosphoenolpyruvate carboxykinase (ATP) produces the protein MDSLLNNRLESTLRTSHTYYNLSTAQLVEVALARQEGILTDTGAFRATTGKFTGRSPKDKFFVLDEQTESTIHWGPVNAQIDESVFLSLYDQSLDYISQHETFVFDGFAGASEDAQLPIRVVTEYAWHSLFSRQLFIKPSQEELAMHTPAFTLIDLPSVKADPVKDQTHSDTFIIVSFKHRTVLIGGTEYAGEIKKSIFTILNFLLPQKDILPMHCSANKAQNSDHVALFFGLSGTGKTTLSADPHRQLIGDDEHGWGVDGVFNFEGGCYAKCINLTAEAEPQIWNAIRFGTVLENVDVDEHTRSADYSSAVLTENTRAAYPIDYIPNALMPSFAGHPSVIVFLTADASGVLPPISRLTKEQAMYHFLSGYTSKLAGTERGVTEPEATFSSCFGAPFLPLHPMEYASMLGKKIDEHHTSVFLVNTGWSGGPYGVGTRMKLEYTRKMVQAAVAGALDHVECMIEPYFGLAIPTEIAGVPSEVLQPERTWKKSEEYHLAAQALATRFHKNFRKFSNIPSSILQAGPRA, from the coding sequence ATCGATTCACTACTCAATAATCGACTAGAATCTACGCTCCGCACATCTCATACTTATTATAACCTGTCTACTGCACAATTGGTGGAGGTCGCACTCGCACGCCAAGAAGGAATCTTGACTGACACTGGAGCATTTCGCGCAACCACTGGGAAATTTACAGGACGGTCACCCAAAGATAAGTTTTTTGTTCTCGACGAACAGACAGAATCGACGATTCACTGGGGACCTGTGAACGCACAGATTGATGAATCCGTTTTCCTTAGTCTATATGATCAATCACTCGATTATATTAGCCAACATGAGACGTTCGTTTTTGACGGTTTTGCTGGTGCTTCTGAAGATGCACAACTTCCTATTCGCGTCGTGACAGAGTACGCTTGGCATAGCTTATTTTCTCGCCAATTATTTATTAAACCCAGCCAAGAAGAACTCGCCATGCACACGCCAGCGTTCACATTGATCGATCTGCCATCCGTGAAAGCTGATCCAGTCAAAGATCAAACCCATTCCGATACTTTTATCATCGTTTCCTTTAAACATCGAACCGTTCTAATCGGTGGGACTGAGTATGCAGGTGAGATTAAAAAATCGATCTTCACGATATTAAATTTTCTTTTGCCGCAAAAAGATATTCTACCCATGCACTGTTCAGCTAATAAAGCGCAAAACAGCGACCATGTGGCTCTCTTTTTTGGACTCTCTGGCACAGGCAAAACCACACTATCTGCCGATCCACACCGTCAACTCATTGGCGATGATGAGCATGGTTGGGGAGTTGATGGTGTCTTTAACTTTGAGGGCGGTTGTTATGCAAAATGCATAAACTTGACAGCAGAGGCCGAACCGCAGATTTGGAATGCCATCCGTTTTGGAACTGTGCTTGAAAATGTTGACGTAGATGAGCACACGCGCAGCGCTGACTATTCATCAGCTGTTTTGACGGAAAATACTCGTGCAGCCTATCCGATTGACTACATTCCTAATGCACTCATGCCAAGCTTTGCTGGGCATCCATCAGTCATTGTCTTTTTGACCGCCGATGCATCCGGTGTGTTACCACCGATCTCACGTTTAACAAAAGAGCAAGCAATGTACCATTTCCTATCGGGCTATACAAGCAAGTTAGCAGGAACCGAACGAGGCGTCACAGAACCAGAAGCTACATTTTCATCCTGTTTTGGCGCACCTTTTCTCCCACTACATCCGATGGAGTACGCAAGTATGTTAGGCAAAAAGATTGATGAGCATCACACGTCTGTATTTCTTGTCAATACCGGATGGAGCGGTGGCCCTTACGGCGTTGGTACACGAATGAAACTGGAATATACCCGCAAAATGGTGCAAGCTGCAGTTGCAGGTGCACTCGATCATGTAGAATGCATGATCGAACCTTACTTCGGCCTTGCCATTCCAACAGAAATAGCAGGTGTACCAAGTGAGGTCTTGCAACCAGAGCGCACATGGAAAAAATCAGAAGAGTACCATCTAGCCGCACAAGCATTAGCCACGCGTTTCCATAAGAACTTCCGGAAATTTTCCAATATCCCATCGTCCATCTTACAAGCTGGACCACGCGCTTAG
- a CDS encoding carbohydrate kinase family protein, with product MLKVNRDELLWLMPAEDEHTAIMELASSTPAVIVSTLGSHGVLLYRQGWEQPLEVASRTVPVVDTTGAGDAFMGALLYGLAKEGISHAGLLAMDGAQWFNLCAFATAAAALTVGKIGAMSALPNLQEVNQLLLIVR from the coding sequence GTGCTAAAGGTCAATCGCGACGAGTTGCTGTGGCTGATGCCTGCTGAAGATGAACACACTGCGATCATGGAGTTAGCGAGTAGCACTCCGGCTGTGATCGTAAGTACACTTGGGTCGCACGGGGTTCTTTTGTATCGGCAAGGATGGGAGCAACCGCTAGAAGTGGCTAGTCGCACTGTGCCAGTTGTAGATACGACAGGCGCGGGTGATGCCTTTATGGGTGCACTTCTTTATGGATTGGCAAAGGAAGGCATTTCACACGCGGGATTGTTGGCTATGGATGGTGCGCAGTGGTTCAACTTATGTGCATTTGCGACAGCTGCAGCTGCCTTGACTGTGGGCAAGATTGGCGCAATGTCAGCGTTACCTAATCTGCAAGAGGTCAATCAACTCCTACTAATCGTGAGATAG
- a CDS encoding PfkB family carbohydrate kinase — MQSHRVLAIGEALIDLIATEETESVAQARTFSRQAGGAPANVAVAVAKLGGQSEYLGALGSDPFGDFLMDTLTAYGVHTEHVMRVVQATSLAFVGRSHGESQYYFVRSPGADTQLDVAHVASVPITAEMIVHVGSNSLAVGPLREAVQSLLKRAKTVEALISFDVNLRKAFWSDDVDHSPFVKPYFRLSMC, encoded by the coding sequence ATGCAAAGTCACCGTGTACTTGCGATCGGAGAGGCGCTTATCGACTTGATTGCCACAGAAGAGACGGAGTCTGTAGCACAGGCACGTACTTTTTCTCGGCAAGCAGGTGGTGCTCCGGCCAATGTTGCAGTTGCAGTTGCCAAACTTGGAGGTCAGTCGGAGTATTTGGGGGCTCTTGGGAGCGATCCGTTTGGAGACTTTCTAATGGATACGCTTACTGCCTACGGAGTACATACGGAACACGTGATGCGGGTTGTGCAGGCGACTAGTCTAGCTTTTGTCGGACGTTCACACGGTGAGTCCCAGTATTATTTTGTGCGAAGCCCTGGTGCGGATACGCAATTGGATGTGGCCCACGTTGCATCTGTACCAATCACTGCAGAGATGATTGTCCATGTTGGATCTAATTCACTTGCTGTGGGTCCGCTGCGAGAAGCTGTGCAGTCACTTTTGAAACGGGCAAAGACGGTAGAAGCATTGATTAGTTTTGATGTGAATTTGCGCAAAGCGTTCTGGTCTGATGATGTAGACCACTCGCCATTTGTCAAACCATACTTCCGCTTGTCGATGTGCTAA
- the rnr gene encoding ribonuclease R, with protein sequence MEGQQQVVDFMREQVYRPLLFDELRVALSVDATPEAIAWFRSLLAELEMEGVIVRTRTDRYGVPERMDLVVGHLRANVRGFGFVIPLDRTLPDFYIAAGDLGEAMDGDRVLVRKMKPVPGGKREGEIIRVVKRAHKTVVGVLSTFRTYGFLKPDDRRLTQDIFIPGDQLDGAADGQKVVAEITAYPGVHQSATAKVVEILGFPNDPGVDIMSVVRKYGLAESFPADVLLAAEAVPHVVSADEIARRRDLRSEMIVTIDGPDAKDLDDAVHLRVLDNGNYILGVHIADVSYYVREGSALDREAYRRGTSVYLVDRVIPMLPPRLSNGICSLNPKVDRLTLTCEMEWSPDYHLVRHDIYASVIRTTERMTYDEVRDIVTGEDEQVAKRYAEVAPMFHRMAKFAMGLRERRMKRGAVDFGFSETKIKVDEAGHPLALIKRERSIAEMIIEEFMLAANETIAEHFFWMDIPFIYRVHEAPEMEKMTALNEFVHNFGFHLKAVGNIHPRALQDLLESVRGRKEETVISHVMLRQMKQARYAAQSMGHFGLAAEHYTHFTSPIRRYPDLMIHRILREVIIEGGLSEERTARLQAMMPEVADQTSRCERTAVDAERETDLLKKIEYMQDKVGEEFEGMISGVTGFGLFVQLDNSVEGLIHISYLDDDYYHYQEKLHALIGERLHRVYRIGDRLRIRVMKASKENLTIDFVLVEKLQEDDPIALGEEIHSHDATLQRPRKRGEVSSERPSFGKFTRDHKKKETPSAGKYGKSETANRDGVRRDTKSDGARSTFGKRQEESAAKRTKSTPRGSLLPAKGGYRGEGGGQGMERKHDTGHIASTGASTKDGTRDQEERKKAAMKKRKDRQLLQDISHTYGVQVKEKGEKKPLPRTDKRR encoded by the coding sequence GTGGAGGGACAGCAGCAAGTTGTAGATTTTATGCGTGAACAAGTGTACCGCCCGCTATTATTTGATGAGTTGCGCGTGGCGTTATCTGTGGACGCCACACCGGAGGCTATTGCATGGTTTCGGTCGTTATTGGCCGAATTGGAGATGGAAGGTGTGATCGTTCGGACGCGTACGGATCGGTACGGTGTGCCTGAGCGGATGGATCTTGTCGTCGGACATCTACGGGCAAATGTCCGGGGATTTGGATTTGTTATTCCACTGGATCGGACGCTACCTGATTTTTATATCGCAGCGGGTGATTTGGGGGAGGCGATGGATGGCGACCGTGTCCTGGTGCGCAAAATGAAGCCAGTACCAGGTGGGAAGCGCGAAGGTGAGATCATCCGGGTGGTAAAGCGTGCCCACAAAACGGTTGTCGGTGTGTTGTCTACCTTTCGCACCTACGGGTTTCTAAAGCCTGATGATCGACGGTTGACCCAAGATATTTTTATCCCGGGAGACCAGCTTGATGGGGCGGCAGATGGGCAAAAAGTGGTGGCCGAGATTACCGCGTACCCAGGTGTCCATCAAAGTGCAACAGCTAAAGTCGTTGAGATTTTAGGTTTCCCCAATGATCCGGGCGTCGATATTATGTCAGTGGTCAGGAAGTATGGTCTAGCTGAGTCCTTTCCTGCCGATGTGCTACTAGCTGCGGAAGCGGTACCGCATGTAGTCAGTGCAGATGAGATAGCACGGAGACGCGATCTGCGTTCTGAAATGATCGTCACAATTGATGGTCCTGATGCGAAGGATCTAGATGATGCGGTGCACTTGCGCGTGTTAGACAATGGCAACTATATACTCGGAGTTCATATTGCAGATGTGTCGTATTATGTTCGCGAAGGTTCAGCGCTAGATCGGGAGGCATATCGTCGAGGAACGAGTGTATATTTAGTCGATCGTGTGATACCGATGTTACCACCGCGTCTTTCAAATGGCATTTGTTCATTGAATCCCAAAGTCGATCGTCTCACTTTGACGTGTGAGATGGAATGGTCGCCAGATTATCATTTGGTGCGCCACGATATTTACGCTTCTGTCATTCGTACCACAGAGCGTATGACGTATGATGAGGTGCGAGACATTGTCACAGGTGAAGATGAACAGGTAGCGAAGCGTTATGCAGAGGTTGCACCTATGTTCCATAGGATGGCGAAGTTTGCTATGGGGCTACGCGAAAGACGTATGAAGCGTGGAGCAGTGGATTTTGGGTTTTCTGAGACGAAGATCAAAGTCGATGAGGCGGGTCATCCGCTCGCGCTGATAAAACGTGAGAGAAGTATTGCAGAAATGATCATTGAGGAGTTTATGCTCGCTGCCAATGAGACGATTGCTGAACACTTTTTCTGGATGGATATACCCTTTATTTATCGTGTGCATGAGGCACCCGAGATGGAAAAGATGACGGCACTCAATGAGTTTGTTCATAATTTTGGATTTCATTTAAAAGCAGTCGGCAATATTCATCCACGTGCATTACAGGATTTGCTTGAGAGTGTGCGCGGACGCAAAGAGGAAACAGTGATTAGCCATGTGATGCTAAGACAGATGAAGCAAGCGCGCTATGCTGCACAAAGCATGGGGCATTTTGGGCTTGCAGCTGAGCACTATACTCATTTCACGAGTCCAATTCGTCGCTATCCAGATCTTATGATTCATCGGATTTTACGTGAGGTGATCATAGAAGGTGGATTGTCGGAAGAGCGCACAGCTCGATTGCAAGCCATGATGCCAGAAGTGGCTGATCAGACATCGCGTTGCGAGCGGACGGCAGTCGACGCGGAGCGAGAGACAGATTTGCTCAAAAAGATTGAGTATATGCAAGACAAAGTAGGCGAAGAGTTTGAGGGCATGATTTCAGGTGTGACAGGGTTTGGACTCTTTGTCCAACTGGATAACTCAGTAGAAGGACTCATTCATATTAGCTACTTAGATGATGATTATTATCATTATCAGGAAAAACTGCACGCATTAATTGGAGAGCGTTTGCACCGAGTGTATCGGATTGGCGATCGCTTGCGGATTCGCGTAATGAAGGCGAGTAAGGAAAATTTGACGATTGATTTTGTGTTAGTCGAAAAACTGCAGGAAGATGATCCTATAGCGCTTGGTGAGGAAATTCATTCTCATGATGCTACTTTACAACGACCACGCAAGCGTGGAGAAGTCAGCTCTGAGCGTCCGAGTTTTGGGAAGTTTACTCGAGATCATAAGAAAAAGGAAACACCCTCGGCTGGAAAGTATGGCAAGTCAGAAACTGCGAATCGTGATGGTGTACGGCGCGATACAAAAAGTGATGGGGCTCGCTCGACATTTGGCAAGCGGCAAGAGGAGAGTGCCGCAAAGCGTACAAAGTCTACTCCGCGTGGTAGTTTACTACCAGCTAAGGGTGGATATAGAGGAGAAGGAGGCGGGCAAGGTATGGAGCGAAAACACGATACGGGTCATATTGCATCAACAGGTGCTTCTACAAAAGACGGAACTCGAGATCAGGAAGAGCGTAAAAAGGCCGCTATGAAAAAAAGAAAGGATCGTCAACTACTTCAGGATATTAGTCATACGTATGGTGTTCAGGTGAAGGAAAAGGGTGAAAAAAAACCGTTACCGCGAACAGATAAGAGACGATAG
- a CDS encoding alpha/beta hydrolase, which produces MQTRERNREAYSHHGGPTGVLLIHGFTGSPGEMRPFAEYLAGLGYSVEVPILSGHCTSVHEMNDTTYSDWVQSAYDAYNVLAIRTERVIVVGHSMGGLIAFYLANRYHIAGIISMCTPMYLASMGARFVPLISWIYPVHKSSRPRNDDILQYLGGYSEVPLRAVRSLNRLIRFVRDELHEIHIPVLVQQARKDLTVKPESATYIYEHIDSEVKQIKWYERSGHMLPVDTDRKEVWADAVAFIRQIEEA; this is translated from the coding sequence ATGCAAACGCGTGAACGCAATCGTGAAGCGTACTCTCATCATGGTGGACCAACAGGCGTGTTATTAATCCATGGTTTTACAGGGTCACCAGGAGAAATGCGTCCGTTTGCAGAATATTTGGCGGGGCTAGGTTATAGTGTAGAGGTTCCTATCTTATCTGGACATTGCACATCGGTGCATGAGATGAATGACACCACATATTCGGATTGGGTGCAATCAGCCTATGATGCGTACAATGTGCTTGCGATTCGCACGGAGCGTGTGATTGTAGTTGGACATTCAATGGGGGGGCTTATCGCCTTTTACCTTGCCAATCGCTATCATATTGCGGGGATTATCAGTATGTGCACGCCTATGTATTTGGCCAGTATGGGTGCCCGATTTGTTCCGCTTATTAGTTGGATATATCCAGTACATAAGTCTTCGCGTCCTCGCAATGACGATATTTTGCAGTATCTTGGTGGCTATAGTGAAGTTCCTTTGCGCGCGGTGCGAAGTTTGAATCGGTTGATCCGCTTTGTACGGGACGAATTACATGAGATTCATATTCCTGTGCTCGTTCAGCAAGCGCGCAAAGATCTTACGGTGAAACCGGAGAGCGCCACGTATATATATGAACATATTGACAGTGAAGTCAAACAGATTAAATGGTATGAGCGATCGGGGCACATGCTTCCAGTGGATACGGATCGCAAAGAAGTATGGGCAGACGCGGTAGCGTTTATTCGTCAGATTGAGGAGGCCTAG
- the secG gene encoding preprotein translocase subunit SecG, whose protein sequence is MLTTAKIVLVIISVLIVTVVLLQSGRSAGLGAITGGGNEVGASRRNRGTDPMLGRVTMVMAFLFFVDLIWIAWMVSH, encoded by the coding sequence ATGTTGACAACAGCGAAGATCGTTTTAGTGATCATTAGCGTTTTGATTGTCACAGTGGTCCTCCTCCAATCAGGGCGAAGTGCAGGACTCGGTGCGATTACAGGTGGCGGTAATGAAGTAGGTGCATCTCGCCGCAATCGCGGAACGGATCCTATGCTCGGTCGTGTTACGATGGTGATGGCTTTTTTGTTTTTTGTTGATTTAATTTGGATTGCTTGGATGGTTTCGCACTAA
- a CDS encoding MFS transporter translates to MVATGTGRFSVSVYFLFIEALFMNMGFFMLIPMLSIHYLSLGMTALFVGNLYAVRILSQQGLQLFGGALADRVPYRYVILVGCLIRSVGFALFAIIPAGAWLFAAAFFFGIGGALFGPAGNAALASLVAPEFQPRAFTIRQATSNIGTTVGPVLGAFLVYDHFTAICWIAGALFAVIGVLSVVLLPNQERREKQPSLLRGVKVIASNRAFLQFVLLFMGYYLIYQQMYIAIPDLLTIIHAPNSALGELFSLEAILEIAASYPAIAWMSRHGNKYPAPRLMSIGMYAMAISWIPLVFGVNIVGILAPVLGLSLGSVITVPNRQTYIAQLADQPHLATFFGVASLSMAIGASVGASGGGLLMHIGQHPMGPIASPPALVFFAITVICAYFLGRLPDSQQRLSAQIIE, encoded by the coding sequence ATGGTTGCAACAGGTACAGGCCGTTTTTCTGTGAGTGTATACTTTTTATTTATCGAAGCTCTTTTTATGAATATGGGTTTTTTCATGCTGATTCCAATGCTCTCTATTCACTATCTATCGCTTGGTATGACAGCCCTCTTTGTTGGCAATCTATATGCGGTTCGCATCCTCTCCCAACAAGGACTTCAACTCTTTGGGGGAGCACTAGCCGATCGTGTGCCCTATCGTTATGTCATTCTCGTAGGTTGTCTCATTCGCTCTGTCGGTTTTGCGTTATTTGCGATCATTCCTGCAGGAGCATGGCTATTTGCCGCAGCCTTCTTTTTTGGCATTGGCGGAGCTTTGTTTGGACCAGCTGGTAACGCCGCACTTGCTTCACTTGTAGCGCCTGAGTTTCAACCGCGCGCATTTACCATTCGACAAGCAACAAGTAACATTGGCACGACCGTAGGTCCTGTTCTTGGCGCCTTTCTTGTCTATGATCATTTTACTGCGATCTGTTGGATTGCAGGTGCGCTATTTGCTGTCATTGGCGTCTTAAGTGTAGTTTTGCTACCCAATCAAGAGAGGCGCGAAAAACAGCCATCCCTTTTGCGCGGTGTCAAGGTCATTGCAAGCAATCGCGCATTTCTCCAATTTGTCTTGCTCTTTATGGGCTACTATCTTATATACCAACAAATGTATATCGCCATTCCTGATCTTCTCACCATAATACATGCACCCAATTCGGCACTTGGTGAATTATTCAGTCTAGAAGCTATCTTAGAGATTGCCGCATCCTATCCCGCGATCGCCTGGATGTCTCGCCATGGCAACAAATATCCAGCACCACGTCTCATGTCTATAGGCATGTATGCGATGGCGATTAGTTGGATACCACTTGTCTTTGGCGTCAATATCGTTGGCATTCTCGCGCCTGTATTAGGCCTGTCACTCGGGTCTGTCATCACCGTTCCAAACCGTCAAACGTACATCGCACAACTTGCCGATCAACCACACCTCGCTACTTTCTTTGGCGTGGCCTCACTCTCGATGGCCATCGGTGCATCTGTGGGTGCAAGTGGAGGGGGGTTACTGATGCATATTGGTCAGCACCCCATGGGTCCAATCGCATCGCCCCCTGCACTTGTGTTTTTTGCTATCACCGTGATCTGCGCCTATTTTTTAGGACGCCTTCCAGATAGCCAACAGCGATTATCCGCGCAGATTATAGAATGA
- the eno gene encoding phosphopyruvate hydratase, producing MIIEDITALEVLDSRGNPTIEVEVTLEGGHSGRAIVPSGASTGAHEAVELRDGDQARFLGKGVSTAVANVEDVIGPELIGVDARDQIHIDRLMIDLDGTENKGRLGANAILGVSLAVARAASSALLLPLYQYLGGFNAKQLPVPMMNIVNGGKHADNNVDIQEFMIMPVGAASFREGLRMGAEIFHQLKSVLGKKGLATSVGDEGGFAPNLRSNEEAIQMILEAVVKAGYEPGKDVRLAIDVAATEMYKDGMYHFEGEKVVRSADEMIAFYEHLVANYPIISIEDGLAEDDWENWGKLTRSLGQKVQLVGDDLFVTNTTRLGRGIDEHIGNSILVKVNQIGTLTETFDAIEMAKRAGYTAIISHRSGETEDSTIADIAVATNAGQIKTGAPSRTDRVAKYNQLLRIEAELGTLARFEGLQSFYNLRG from the coding sequence ATGATCATTGAAGACATAACTGCACTTGAGGTACTGGATTCACGTGGCAATCCAACAATAGAAGTAGAAGTGACTTTAGAAGGTGGACATAGTGGACGAGCGATTGTTCCGTCTGGTGCATCTACGGGTGCGCATGAAGCCGTGGAGTTGCGCGATGGCGATCAGGCACGGTTTCTGGGTAAAGGAGTTTCTACGGCTGTCGCCAATGTTGAAGATGTGATTGGACCTGAATTGATTGGCGTGGATGCGCGCGATCAAATTCATATCGATCGCTTGATGATCGATCTTGATGGTACGGAAAACAAAGGGCGACTTGGTGCAAATGCGATCTTAGGGGTTTCTCTTGCTGTTGCGCGTGCTGCGTCATCTGCGCTTTTATTACCACTATATCAATATTTAGGTGGATTTAATGCAAAGCAACTGCCTGTGCCGATGATGAATATCGTCAATGGTGGGAAACATGCAGATAATAACGTTGATATCCAGGAATTTATGATTATGCCTGTCGGGGCAGCTAGTTTTCGCGAAGGGTTGCGAATGGGTGCTGAGATTTTTCATCAATTGAAAAGCGTGTTAGGCAAAAAGGGTTTGGCTACTTCGGTTGGTGATGAAGGTGGTTTTGCCCCCAATTTACGTTCTAACGAAGAGGCAATTCAAATGATTCTTGAGGCAGTTGTAAAAGCAGGGTATGAGCCAGGGAAAGATGTGCGTTTAGCGATTGATGTAGCTGCAACAGAAATGTATAAGGACGGTATGTACCATTTTGAGGGCGAGAAAGTGGTGCGTTCGGCAGACGAAATGATCGCATTTTATGAGCATCTGGTTGCAAACTACCCCATTATCTCAATTGAAGATGGATTGGCTGAAGACGACTGGGAGAATTGGGGCAAGCTCACTCGGTCATTAGGTCAGAAGGTACAATTAGTTGGTGATGATTTATTTGTGACGAATACTACACGTTTGGGGCGTGGTATTGACGAGCATATTGGCAACTCAATACTCGTTAAAGTCAACCAAATTGGAACGTTAACGGAGACGTTTGACGCGATTGAAATGGCCAAACGAGCAGGATACACAGCCATTATTTCGCATCGCTCTGGTGAGACGGAAGATTCCACGATTGCAGATATTGCAGTTGCGACCAATGCGGGTCAGATTAAAACGGGAGCACCTTCTCGTACCGATCGGGTAGCGAAGTACAATCAACTCCTGCGTATCGAAGCTGAATTAGGTACCTTGGCACGCTTTGAGGGACTCCAATCATTCTATAATCTGCGCGGATAA